In the genome of Polynucleobacter sp. TSB-Sco08W16, the window CCTCTAGCGCGTGTGCATGAGACTCTCGCAGATGGCACAGTCGTTAATGTAGGCGTCACCCAGGCCCAGTTCTTTGAGATTACTCAGAATCTAGTAGCCAAGACGCTGACGTCCTGTAAGAAAGCTTTACGCGATGCAGGCTTGAAGGCTGAAGACATTAAAGGCGTTGTCATGGTGGGCGGGTCCACTCGTATGCCAAATGTACAACGCGCTGTCGGTGAGTTATTTGGTACACAGCCCTTAAATAATTTAAATCCCGATCAAGTTGTAGCGCTTGGTGCTGCAATGCAGGCGGATTTGCTAGCAGGTAACCAAAGCAAGGATGATGAGTGGCTCTTATTGGATGTCATTCCCCTTTCTCTTGGTCTGGAAACCATGGGTGGTTTGGTAGAAAAGATCATTCCACGCAATACACCGATTCCAGTGGCAAGAGCACAAGATTTCACGACCTTTAAAGATGGTCAAACAGCATTAGCGATTCAGGTGGTGCAGGGTGAGCGTGAGTTGGCGCAAGACTGTCGCTCGCTAGGCCGTTTTGAATTGCGCGGTATTCCGGCAATGGCTGCAGGCGCTGCACGTATTCGAGTAACTTTCCAAGTGGATGCAGACGGTTTGTTGTCTGTAAGTGCTACTGAGCAAGGCTCAGGGGTGCAGGCTTCGATTGATATTAAGCCGTCCTATGGCTTAACAGATGCTGAAATTACTCGTATGTTGCAAGATGGATTTGCGTCTGCAAAAGAAGATCTGCTTTCCAGATCTTTGCGTGAAGAGCAGGTTAACGCACAGCGCTTACTAGATGCTGTGCAAACTGCGTTAGCGAGTGATCGCAACCTTCTTAATGCCGAAGAGCAGAAGGCTATTGATCATGAGATGGCGGCACTACAAAAGATTTTGAATGAAGAGACTGATAGTGCGGTTGTGCGTAAGGCAGTCGATCATGCTGCCAAAGCGACTGATGAGTTTGCTCAAATGCGTATGAATGCTAGCATTCAAAAAGCTTTATCTGGCAAGAATGTTGCCGAAATCTAAAGCAGAAGATAAAAGTAAAAAACTAATACTAAATAAATAGAAAAGTACCATGACCCAAATCGTCGTTCTTCCCCATAGTGAGTACTGTCCAGAAGGTGCAGTGGTTGACGTTGCGCCTGGAACTTCGATTTGCGAGGCACTGCTCGAGAACGACATTCCGATTGAACATGCCTGCGATATGGTCTGTGCTTGTACGACATGCCACGTCATCGTGAAAGAGGGGTTCAATAGCCTTAATCCTCCCGATGAAAACGAAGAGGATATGCTGGATCGCGCTTGGGGTCTAAACCCCCAATCCCGCTTATCTTGCCAAGCGATTGTGGCTAGAGAAGATATCGTGATTGAAATACCTAAATACTCAATCAATCACGCCAAAGAGAATCACTAAGCAGGTTCAATACGAGCGCTAAGTTGGTGCATGAGGCTCAAAACAATGCACCGGCCCTAAAAGCCAAGGCTGCCACACTCTAATATGAGGGTGTTCATTCTGTAGTTTGTTTTATGTAGTACCTCCATAGATTTCTTTTAAGCCATCCTTCGGGGTGGCTTTTTCTTTGGTGCAAATAAAAAGCCCCGCAATGCGAGGCTTTTCAATATCTAAAGGAGCTAATCTTTATTGCGCCACAGCCTCACGAATCATTCCTGCGGCAACCGTATGGTTTGTAGCTTCATCGATCAAGATGAATGCACCAGTGCGTTGAGATTGATCAAATAAGTCCGCAACAATCGGCTTTTGTAAGATGAAATCCACGCGGCCAATTTCATTAGTCGATAGTGCATGAGTATCACTTGCATTAGTGAGTGTTTGAACATCCAATACTTGCTGGATATTTTTTACTTTAGCCCCCACCGTATTAGTCGTGTGACGTAGAGCATATTTACGACTAAGGGAAAGTGGTTCGCTATCTAGCCAGCACAAGTCAGCCGAGATCTGTTTGCTAAGAACTGGTGGCTTGCTATCTTCAGCGCTAATAAACAAAGATCCGCGTGAGATATCAATATCTTCAGATAGTTGAATAGCAACTGCCTGTCCAGTTTCTGCAGAATCAACTGCATTACTGCCATTGGTTTGCTTGCTGCTGGAGCGATTGCCAAGATAGATTTCTGCAACAGTTGCTTCAGATCCGCCTGGCAATACTTTGATCTTCTGGCCTTTACGAATGCTGCCAGATTCAATCTCACCAAGGTAGCCACGGAAGTCATCAGAAGCGCTGCCGTCCTGACGAGCTACATACTGTACTGGGAAGCGCAAGGCCAGTTTTTCTGACTCTGGGCTGGTATCAAGACTCTCTAACCACTCAAGTAGAGTAGGACCTTTGTACCAAAGGGTATTTTTACTAGCAGTAACCACATTGGCGCCAAGCAAAGCAGAAATCGGAATTAAGGTTGGTTGAGGTAAGCCAATCTTTTG includes:
- the hscA gene encoding Fe-S protein assembly chaperone HscA: MALLQISEPGKSLAPHQRRIAVGIDLGTTNSLVAIVKDALPQVLPDEQGRELLPSVVRYLPNGRTQAGFEALESLVMDPKNTIVSVKRFMGRGLTDVEHIESAPYDFVDQPGMLKLRTVAGDKSPIEVSAEILARLRQLAEDSVNDDIVGAVITVPAYFDDAQRQATKDAAKLAGIEVLRLLNEPTAAAIAYGLDNASEGVYAVYDLGGGTFDISILRMSRGVFEVLSTGGDSALGGDDFDHRLYCWVIEQAKLPPLSIHDHRTLLQACKHAKEQLSHNPLARVHETLADGTVVNVGVTQAQFFEITQNLVAKTLTSCKKALRDAGLKAEDIKGVVMVGGSTRMPNVQRAVGELFGTQPLNNLNPDQVVALGAAMQADLLAGNQSKDDEWLLLDVIPLSLGLETMGGLVEKIIPRNTPIPVARAQDFTTFKDGQTALAIQVVQGERELAQDCRSLGRFELRGIPAMAAGAARIRVTFQVDADGLLSVSATEQGSGVQASIDIKPSYGLTDAEITRMLQDGFASAKEDLLSRSLREEQVNAQRLLDAVQTALASDRNLLNAEEQKAIDHEMAALQKILNEETDSAVVRKAVDHAAKATDEFAQMRMNASIQKALSGKNVAEI
- the fdx gene encoding ISC system 2Fe-2S type ferredoxin — translated: MTQIVVLPHSEYCPEGAVVDVAPGTSICEALLENDIPIEHACDMVCACTTCHVIVKEGFNSLNPPDENEEDMLDRAWGLNPQSRLSCQAIVAREDIVIEIPKYSINHAKENH
- a CDS encoding sulfate adenylyltransferase subunit 1 codes for the protein MTQSANQNVVRFITAGSVDDGKSTLIGRLLYDTKSILVDQLESLSKTKHARVTSSDAGVDLALLTDGLEAEREQGITIDVAYRYFSTPKRKFIVADAPGHEQYTRNLVTGASQSDVAVILVDATRVDLKTSPATLLAQTKRHAAIVHLLGLRHVVFAINKMDLFGFDEKVYNTIKTSIEDLTQKIGLPQPTLIPISALLGANVVTASKNTLWYKGPTLLEWLESLDTSPESEKLALRFPVQYVARQDGSASDDFRGYLGEIESGSIRKGQKIKVLPGGSEATVAEIYLGNRSSSKQTNGSNAVDSAETGQAVAIQLSEDIDISRGSLFISAEDSKPPVLSKQISADLCWLDSEPLSLSRKYALRHTTNTVGAKVKNIQQVLDVQTLTNASDTHALSTNEIGRVDFILQKPIVADLFDQSQRTGAFILIDEATNHTVAAGMIREAVAQ